The Engraulis encrasicolus isolate BLACKSEA-1 chromosome 22, IST_EnEncr_1.0, whole genome shotgun sequence genome includes a region encoding these proteins:
- the purab gene encoding transcriptional activator protein Pur-alpha, with translation MADRDSGSEQGGFATGPGSFPMHPSRLQHDTEELASKRVDIQNKRFYLDVKQNAKGRFLKIAEVGAGGNKSRLTLSMSVAVEFRDYLGDFIEHYAQLGPSNPETVQDEPRRALKSEFLVRENRKYYMDLKENQRGRFLRIRQTVNRGPGLGTAQGQTIALPAQGLIEFRDALAKLIDDYGVDEEPAELPEGTSLTVDNKRFFFDVGSNKYGVFMRVSEVKPTYRNSITVPCKVWSKFGATFCKYADEMKRIQERSRERRARELLPEGLHGDEGDED, from the coding sequence ATGGCGGACAGAGACAGTGGCAGTGAGCAAGGAGGATTCGCCACGGGCCCTGGATCCTTCCCGATGCACCCGTCCCGACTCCAACATGACACCGAGGAGCTTGCCTCCAAACGCGTTGACATCCAGAACAAGCGCTTCTACTTGGACGTCAAGCAGAACGCTAAAGGCCGCTTCCTAAAGATAGCCGAGGTCGGGGCCGGGGGAAACAAGAGCCGCCTGACTCTGTCGATGTCAGTAGCTGTGGAGTTCCGTGACTACTTAGGGGACTTCATCGAGCATTACGCCCAGCTCGGCCCTAGTAATCCGGAGACGGTGCAAGACGAACCCCGGCGGGCCCTGAAGAGCGAGTTTCTGGTTCGCGAGAATCGAAAGTATTACATGGATCTAAAAGAAAACCAGAGGGGGCGGTTTCTGAGGATCCGTCAGACCGTGAATCGGGGGCCCGGATTGGGAACTGCACAAGGCCAAACCATAGCTCTTCCAGCCCAGGGACTCATTGAGTTCCGTGACGCGCTGGCTAAACTCATTGATGATTACGGAGTGGACGAGGAGCCCGCAGAGCTACCGGAAGGCACTTCACTCACGGTGGACAATAAGCGCTTCTTCTTCGATGTCGGCTCGAACAAGTACGGAGTGTTCATGCGCGTTAGCGAGGTGAAGCCGACCTACCGCAACTCCATCACGGTGCCCTGCAAAGTCTGGTCCAAATTCGGTGCAACCTTCTGTAAATATGCGGACGAGATGAAGCGCATCCAGGAgcggagtagagagaggagggcacGCGAGCTACTACCGGAGGGCCTACATGGAGACGAAGGAGACGAGGACTGA